The Tepidisphaeraceae bacterium sequence CGCTTCCCCCGTACCACGGGCGGCCGCCCGTGAAAGTCGTGGCCCGATAACCGGGGTGGGGTTTGGACGGGCGCGATTGGACGGGGGGCGATCGGGTCTCGGAGGTCACCATACAACCCGCATAGCTCATGCAGGCTTCGGCGAAATGCGGCATCTGCCGCATGCGCGGCCACCTGACCGCCGCCTCAGCGGGGGATCGTGGGGTACAGTTGCTCACCGAGAGGATGGTGGGAGAGATGCGTATTCAGGTGCTGCGCGGTTCGGCGGCAGTGGACAAGCTGCGCGACGCGCGTTTTGTCGAGTCGTGGCGGGTGCTGGGCGCTGGGTGCCCGTGGGGCACGGCGTTTCAATCGCCGGCGTTTGCGCAGACCTGGTACGACACCTATTCGGAAGACTTCGAGCCCGTGCTGGTGATGGGGCAGGATGAGCAGGCGGCGCTGTGCGGACTGATGGTGCTCGCGCTGGGGCGCGATGGCGAACTGCTCGTGGCGGGGCGGCACCAGGCGGAATATCACGGGTGGCTCTCGACTGAGGCGGTCGCCGAGACGTTTCCACCGCGGGCGATCGCTGCGCTCAACGAAGCGTTGCCCGGCGTGTCGCTGCGATTTCACTTCCTGGCGGCGGGGACGCCGCTGAACTGGGTGCGCCAGGGCCGGGCGGCCGAGCTGTGCTTTGCCGCGCCGTCGCGCCGGCCCCTGCTGGATTTGAGTGACGGTGGGGCCGGGGCGAAGGCGTCGCTCTCCAAAGGCAGCAACAAGAGCAAACTGAAGCGCCTGCAGAAGATGGGGGCGGTCGAGTTCCGGCGCGTCACCGACCCAGTGGAGTTCGAGGCGCTGTTTCCGCAGATCGTGCTCCTCTGGGATCTGCGCCACGCCGCGGCGCATGGGTCGGTGGGATTCCATACGACCGCGCGGCAGACCGAGTTTCACGCAGCGCTGTTCCGCCAGTCCGGCCTGCTGCATGTGACGACGATGCATGTCGGTGGGCGGCTCGCAGCGGCGCATATCGGCGCGATCACCGATGGCCCGCGCGGGCGCGAGCTGCAACTTGGGTTCATCGTTCACAACCCGATGTGGTCGCGTCATTCGCCTGGCAAGCTGCACCTGCTGATGCTGGCCCGCATGCTTGCCGACGACGGGTACGCGCGCTTCGACCTCACCCCCAGCGGCGACGGGTACAAGGAGCGCTTCGCCAACGGTGGGGATGAAGTCCACACGCTGCTGGTCCTGCCCGATGTCTCGGCCAAAAAGCGGATGGAACGCCGGGAGCGCGTCCGCCAGGCGTACAAGGGCCTGGCGAAGACCGTTCTCAATCGGCTGTCGATCAACCCGCTGAAGGCGAAGCTGTACGTGAAGGCAAAGCTCAACGGAGATTACCTGAAGCGCGGGCTGTGGCGCGACGCGGGCCGGTGGGTGAAATCGCGCGAGGAGACCCGGGCCTACACGCGGCCGCTGGATGGCGATGCGCTCCCGCCGCCGGTTGGGCAGGAGATCGAGGTTCGGCGCAATGCGCTGGAGGACCTGCTGCTGCACGCCAGCCGGGGGTCGCTGGCGTCGCGGCAGGTGTTCCTGGCTGCGGCGCTGCAGCATCTGGATCGGGGACGGCAAATGTACACGGTGGTGCGCGATGGAAAACTCGCCCAGCTCGTGTGGGTCATTCCGCCGGGCGAGGCCGATCCGGACGATGCGCCGGCGAACGTGGCGGTGCCCGAAGGTGCGGTCGTGATCGCAGAGGGATGCTGCCAGCGGCCGGCCGACGCGGCGATGACGCGGGCAGTGCTGAATGCCATCCTGGCCGATGCGCGAACGTGCCCGGGCGCACGACTGGCGATGGCGATCAGCAGCGGGCGGGAAGGGCTTTCGTTCAGCGCCGTGGAAGCCATGGGTTTTGAGTGCCAGCAGACGACGATCGGCTCGACGGTGCTCGGGATGCGAATGAAGCCGGCGATTCAGTCCGTGAATGCGCCGCCGTCGCCGGGCGCGGTCCCTGGTCCTCAACCGGCCAAGCGTACCGAGGCGCCTGCAACCGTGGCAGCAGACTGATCGGCGCTCACCACTCCAGGGCCGTCCCGTCACTCCCATCTCATCAGCACCAGCGCAGTGCGACACCGCGCCGCGCGGCGACCGCGGCGGATCTCGATGCCGTCCAGGACGGGCAGTTCACCCGGCTGTCGGTCGAGCGCTACAAGGGCAAGAGGCTGCATCGGCGTACCGACGCCATGGGCGGGCCGCCCATGCTACGGGCATGCGAACGCGACAGTCCTGTCACCCTCAACCTGACGATACCCGCGCCGCCGCCGCCGCCCACTGCACGGGCCTCCCTCTTCCTTCGCGTCCCCTTCGCGACTTCGCGACTTCGCGTCTCTTTTCTCCCCCACCGCCCCCTAAAACGCCACGAGAAGGTTCCCCGAACCCCACCTTTACTCAGACCGTACTTTCCCCATACACTTGCTCTCGCAAATTTTGCGGTTGGGCTCGAACGTACAAGGCGGGGCAGGCCGCCTAAACTACCTGACCGCGATCAACCGGATCGAGCCGACCGACCTCCACGTAGACGAGAACCCATTCATGAGCCGTGACGCCACTGGCCGCAGCGCTTCCAACGGTACCCCCACCCCCACCAACGGTGACGGCGGCGTCCGCACGCCCGTATATGCCAGCCGAGCGATCAAGATTCGCGGGGCGCGGGAACACAACCTCAAGGGCGTCTCGGTCGACATCCCGCGCGACCAGCTCGTGGTCATCACCGGCCTCAGCGGCAGCGGCAAGAGCACGCTCGCGTTCGATACCGTGTTCGCCGAGGGCCAGCGCAAGTACATGGAGAGCCTCTCCACCTACGCGCGCCAGTTTCTCGATCAATTGCAAAAGCCGGAAGTCGACGAGATCGAGGGCCTGCCCCCCACCATTTCCATCGAACAGCGCGGCAGCAGCTCCAACCCGCGGTCGACCGTCGCCACGACCACGGAGATTTACGACTACCTGCGCGTCCTCTTCGCCCGCGCCGGCACGCCCCACTGCTGGGAATGTGGTCGGGAGATCTCGTCGCAGACGCCGTCGCAGATCGTGGATGCGGTGATGAAACACCCTGCCGGCACCAAGGTGATGGTGATGTCCCCCCTCGTGCGCAGCCAGAAGGGTGAACACAAGGACATCTTCGCGGCCATCCACAAGCAGGGCTTCGTGCGCGCCCGCGTGGATGGCGAGATGCACGAGCTGCAATCGCCCGACAAGGCGCCAGCCCTGAAGAAGACCTTCAAGCACGACATCGAGGCCGTCGTCGACCGCATCG is a genomic window containing:
- a CDS encoding GNAT family N-acetyltransferase; translated protein: MRIQVLRGSAAVDKLRDARFVESWRVLGAGCPWGTAFQSPAFAQTWYDTYSEDFEPVLVMGQDEQAALCGLMVLALGRDGELLVAGRHQAEYHGWLSTEAVAETFPPRAIAALNEALPGVSLRFHFLAAGTPLNWVRQGRAAELCFAAPSRRPLLDLSDGGAGAKASLSKGSNKSKLKRLQKMGAVEFRRVTDPVEFEALFPQIVLLWDLRHAAAHGSVGFHTTARQTEFHAALFRQSGLLHVTTMHVGGRLAAAHIGAITDGPRGRELQLGFIVHNPMWSRHSPGKLHLLMLARMLADDGYARFDLTPSGDGYKERFANGGDEVHTLLVLPDVSAKKRMERRERVRQAYKGLAKTVLNRLSINPLKAKLYVKAKLNGDYLKRGLWRDAGRWVKSREETRAYTRPLDGDALPPPVGQEIEVRRNALEDLLLHASRGSLASRQVFLAAALQHLDRGRQMYTVVRDGKLAQLVWVIPPGEADPDDAPANVAVPEGAVVIAEGCCQRPADAAMTRAVLNAILADARTCPGARLAMAISSGREGLSFSAVEAMGFECQQTTIGSTVLGMRMKPAIQSVNAPPSPGAVPGPQPAKRTEAPATVAAD